From Cryptosporangium phraense, one genomic window encodes:
- a CDS encoding FAD-binding dehydrogenase codes for MTVDADVPDVTDVIVVGGGLAGLVAAAELAEAGKSVVLLDQEPEGSLGGQAFWSFGGLFFVNSPEQRRMGIRDSHELAWQDWLGTAGFDRLDDEDVWARRWAEAYVDFAAGEKRSWLRERGVGIFPLVNWAERGGYDATGHGNSVPRFHLTWGTGPGLIAPFVRRVRENVDLRFRHRVDLLLTDNGTVIGVAGSILAPSDTKRGEPTNRDVVGDFALRAQAVIVTAGGIGGNHDLVRQNWPKRLGAPPKNMLTGVPAHVDGRMIGITEAAGGRVVNRDRMWHYTEGITNWDPIWPGHGIRILPGPSSLWLDATGKRLPVPLFPGFDTLGTLEHIAKSGHDHTWFVLTQKIIEKEFALSGSEQNPDLTGKDVRLLLQRVRPGAPGPVEAFKRHGVDFVVADALPDLVSGMNKLTDAPLLNAADVERIVMARDREMANPYTKDLQITALRGARSYRGDRLIRVAAPHRLLDPGAGPLIAVKLHVLTRKTLGGLQTDLSSRVLGADGSPIPGLYAAGEVAGFGGGGMHGYRSLEGTFLGGCLFSGRTAGRAAASAVV; via the coding sequence ATGACTGTGGATGCGGACGTTCCCGACGTCACAGACGTCATCGTCGTCGGCGGTGGGTTGGCCGGGCTGGTGGCCGCGGCCGAACTGGCCGAGGCCGGCAAGTCGGTCGTCCTGCTCGACCAGGAACCCGAGGGCTCGCTCGGCGGCCAGGCGTTCTGGTCGTTCGGCGGGCTGTTCTTCGTGAACTCCCCCGAGCAGCGCCGGATGGGCATCCGCGACTCGCACGAGTTGGCCTGGCAGGACTGGCTCGGCACGGCCGGGTTCGACCGCCTCGACGATGAGGACGTCTGGGCGCGCCGCTGGGCCGAGGCCTACGTCGACTTCGCCGCGGGCGAGAAGCGCTCCTGGCTGCGCGAGCGGGGCGTCGGCATCTTTCCGCTGGTCAACTGGGCCGAGCGGGGCGGCTACGACGCGACCGGCCACGGCAACTCGGTCCCCCGGTTCCACCTCACCTGGGGCACCGGCCCCGGGCTGATCGCACCGTTCGTGCGGCGGGTCCGCGAGAACGTCGACCTGCGGTTCCGGCACCGCGTCGACCTGCTGCTCACCGACAACGGAACCGTCATCGGCGTCGCCGGCAGCATTCTGGCGCCGAGCGACACGAAGCGCGGCGAGCCCACCAACCGCGACGTGGTCGGCGACTTCGCGCTGCGCGCGCAGGCCGTCATCGTCACCGCGGGCGGGATCGGCGGTAACCATGACCTGGTCCGGCAGAACTGGCCGAAGCGGCTCGGCGCGCCCCCGAAAAACATGCTGACCGGCGTCCCGGCCCACGTCGACGGCCGCATGATCGGCATCACCGAGGCCGCCGGCGGCCGGGTCGTGAACCGCGACCGGATGTGGCACTACACCGAGGGCATCACGAACTGGGACCCGATCTGGCCCGGTCACGGCATCCGGATCCTGCCCGGCCCGTCGTCGCTCTGGCTCGACGCGACCGGCAAGCGACTGCCGGTCCCGCTGTTCCCCGGCTTCGACACGCTCGGCACGCTGGAGCACATCGCGAAGTCCGGTCACGACCACACCTGGTTCGTGCTCACCCAGAAGATCATCGAGAAGGAGTTCGCCCTGTCGGGCTCCGAACAGAACCCCGACCTGACCGGCAAGGACGTGCGCCTGCTGCTGCAGCGCGTCCGACCGGGCGCGCCCGGTCCGGTGGAGGCCTTCAAACGCCACGGCGTCGACTTCGTCGTGGCCGACGCTCTGCCCGACCTGGTGTCCGGCATGAACAAGCTCACGGATGCTCCGCTGCTGAACGCCGCCGACGTCGAGCGGATCGTGATGGCGCGGGACCGTGAGATGGCCAACCCGTACACGAAGGACCTGCAGATCACCGCGCTGCGGGGCGCCCGGTCGTACCGGGGCGACCGGCTGATCCGGGTCGCCGCCCCGCACCGGCTGCTCGACCCGGGCGCCGGGCCGCTCATCGCGGTCAAGCTGCACGTCCTCACCCGCAAGACGCTCGGCGGCCTGCAGACCGACCTGTCTTCCCGGGTGCTGGGCGCGGACGGATCGCCGATTCCCGGGCTCTACGCCGCGGGTGAGGTGGCCGGGTTCGGTGGTGGCGGTATGCACGGCTACCGCTCGTTGGAGGGCACGTTCCTCGGCGGCTGTCTGTTCAGCGGCCGGACCGCCGGCCGGGCCGCCGCGTCCGCCGTCGTCTGA
- the ilvA gene encoding threonine ammonia-lyase IlvA, which yields MADVTTVDADAVEAASVRLGAVVSRTPLERNARLSARIGAAVWLKREDLQVVRSYKVRGAYNLIAQLDERSRARGVVCASAGNHGQGLAYACAALGVRGKVFVPRPTPRQKRDRIAALGGDAVELVVSGDSYDDAAAAAAADAERTGATLAPAFDDPRTIAGQGTVLKEAFEQLDDVPDVVVIPVGGGGLLAGSLAWLRERYPAVRVVGVEPAGAAGMAAAMAAGGPVPLADLDGFVDGAAVRRVGDLTYPLVRDLGAELVQVPEGQVCVEMLALYQSDGIIAEPAGALAPSVLGSIVDIEPDSTVLCVLSGGNNDVSRYAEVVERALVHEGRKHYFLVEFPQEPGALRRFLDEVLGPDDDITLFEYVKRNNRETGPALVGVELGRPEDLEPLLKRMSEAPPRIERVETDSPLFRFLV from the coding sequence ATCGCGGACGTGACGACAGTTGACGCGGACGCCGTCGAGGCGGCCTCGGTCCGGTTGGGCGCGGTGGTGTCCCGGACGCCGCTGGAGCGCAACGCCCGGCTCTCGGCCCGGATCGGGGCGGCGGTCTGGCTCAAGCGCGAAGACCTGCAGGTGGTGCGCTCGTACAAGGTGCGCGGCGCGTACAACCTGATCGCCCAGCTCGACGAACGCAGCCGGGCGCGCGGTGTGGTCTGCGCCAGCGCCGGTAACCACGGCCAGGGCCTCGCGTACGCGTGCGCCGCGCTCGGCGTCCGCGGGAAGGTCTTCGTGCCGCGGCCGACGCCCCGGCAGAAGCGGGACCGGATCGCCGCGCTCGGCGGCGACGCCGTCGAACTGGTCGTCTCCGGGGACAGCTACGACGACGCGGCCGCGGCCGCCGCGGCGGACGCCGAGCGGACCGGCGCGACGCTCGCGCCCGCGTTCGACGACCCGCGGACGATCGCCGGGCAGGGCACCGTGCTCAAGGAGGCGTTCGAGCAGCTCGACGACGTACCGGACGTGGTCGTGATCCCGGTCGGCGGCGGGGGGCTGCTGGCCGGGTCGCTGGCCTGGCTGCGGGAGCGGTACCCGGCGGTGCGGGTGGTCGGGGTGGAGCCGGCCGGGGCGGCCGGCATGGCCGCGGCGATGGCCGCGGGCGGCCCGGTGCCGCTGGCCGACCTGGACGGTTTCGTCGACGGCGCGGCCGTACGCCGGGTCGGTGATCTGACGTATCCGCTGGTCCGCGACCTGGGGGCCGAGCTCGTGCAGGTGCCGGAGGGCCAGGTGTGCGTCGAGATGCTGGCGCTGTACCAGTCCGACGGCATCATCGCCGAGCCGGCCGGGGCGCTGGCCCCGAGCGTGCTCGGGTCGATCGTCGACATCGAGCCGGACTCGACCGTGCTGTGCGTGCTCTCCGGCGGCAACAACGACGTGAGCCGGTACGCCGAGGTGGTGGAGCGGGCGCTGGTGCACGAGGGGCGCAAGCACTACTTCCTGGTCGAGTTCCCGCAGGAGCCGGGCGCGCTGCGACGGTTCCTGGACGAGGTGCTCGGCCCGGACGACGACATCACGCTGTTCGAGTACGTGAAGCGCAACAACCGCGAGACCGGACCGGCGCTGGTGGGCGTCGAACTGGGGCGGCCGGAGGACCTGGAGCCGCTGCTCAAGCGGATGTCGGAAGCCCCACCCAGGATCGAACGCGTCGAGACCGACAGCCCGCTGTTCCGGTTCCTGGTCTAG
- a CDS encoding dienelactone hydrolase family protein yields MKLIEERIVVGGTINVAVLRPVGDGPWPGALLYTDIFQLTESTLRTARRLAGSGFVVCVPEIYPHGPLAGVALEFDDAGKQAGLAGAAAMTTAEFDADRAAVLDHLAARADVSTLAVTGFCLGGHLAFRAAFDERVEATVCFYPTGLHNGALGSDTADSLARAAEIRGRLMIVFGSQDPHVPAEARLATVTALYAAGLTDLELHVYRGGEHAFMRDVGPRHDPELTDLALASAVSFFRGR; encoded by the coding sequence GTGAAGCTGATCGAGGAACGGATCGTCGTCGGGGGCACGATCAACGTGGCCGTCCTCCGGCCCGTGGGCGACGGGCCCTGGCCCGGGGCGCTGCTCTACACGGACATCTTCCAGCTGACCGAGTCGACGCTGCGCACCGCACGCCGGCTGGCCGGGTCGGGATTCGTGGTGTGCGTGCCCGAGATCTACCCGCACGGTCCGCTGGCCGGCGTGGCGCTGGAGTTCGACGACGCCGGCAAGCAGGCCGGCCTGGCCGGCGCCGCGGCCATGACCACCGCCGAGTTCGACGCCGACCGCGCCGCCGTGCTGGACCACCTCGCGGCCCGCGCCGACGTGTCGACGCTGGCGGTGACCGGCTTCTGCCTCGGCGGGCACCTCGCGTTCCGGGCCGCGTTCGACGAGCGCGTCGAGGCGACCGTCTGCTTCTACCCGACCGGCCTGCACAACGGTGCGCTCGGCTCCGACACCGCCGACAGCCTGGCCCGGGCGGCCGAGATCCGGGGGCGGCTGATGATCGTGTTCGGGTCCCAGGATCCGCACGTGCCGGCGGAGGCGCGGCTGGCCACGGTCACCGCGCTGTACGCGGCCGGCCTGACCGACCTGGAGCTGCACGTGTACCGGGGAGGGGAGCACGCGTTCATGCGGGACGTGGGTCCCCGGCACGATCCGGAGCTCACCGATCTGGCGCTGGCGTCCGCGGTGTCGTTCTTCCGGGGCCGCTGA
- a CDS encoding TIGR00725 family protein — protein sequence MNAPLIGVIGPGDGATASQCALAAEVGTLLARSGAIVVCGGLGGVMEAACRGARSAGGTTIGFLPGTEAADANPYVTIALPTGLGELRNGLIVRAGRAFVAVGGSWGTLSEIALAKRAGKPVYALDGWEIPGLEPAPSPEEAVRRALA from the coding sequence GTGAACGCACCGCTGATCGGCGTCATCGGTCCCGGAGACGGCGCGACCGCGTCCCAGTGCGCGCTCGCCGCCGAGGTGGGAACGCTGCTCGCCCGGAGCGGGGCGATCGTCGTCTGCGGCGGCCTCGGCGGCGTGATGGAAGCCGCGTGCCGCGGCGCCCGGTCGGCCGGCGGCACGACGATCGGCTTCCTGCCCGGGACCGAGGCCGCGGACGCGAACCCGTACGTCACGATCGCCCTCCCGACGGGCCTGGGCGAGCTGCGCAACGGGTTGATCGTCCGGGCCGGGCGCGCGTTCGTCGCGGTCGGCGGCAGCTGGGGGACGCTCAGCGAGATCGCGCTGGCCAAGCGCGCCGGCAAGCCGGTCTACGCCCTGGACGGCTGGGAGATCCCCGGCCTCGAACCCGCGCCTTCACCAGAAGAAGCCGTCCGACGCGCCCTCGCCTAG
- a CDS encoding LLM class flavin-dependent oxidoreductase, translating to MAAESLGLSSVWVGDTLLRPVVEPLTVLSAVAAVTRRIGLGTATLLPLLRRPVQTASVLASVDRLSGGRLTVGVGAGFPGRSEREYAISEVPWERRFVRLDETVGVWRQLWAGEPVVIGSIEVPPVVPPAREGGPAVWLGGAGRSALGRAGRLYDGWLPYPPTVSAYASGLAAVRAGGREIAPALFATVLVGDDEGLDAYVRAAYGMPRSVVSTIQLLVAGPAEHVRSVLDAYVAAGARHLVLRIAALDLATQREQLALIAGLYGPAV from the coding sequence GTGGCGGCCGAGTCGCTGGGCCTGTCGTCGGTGTGGGTCGGGGACACGCTGCTGCGGCCGGTGGTCGAGCCGCTGACCGTGTTGTCGGCGGTGGCCGCGGTGACCCGGCGGATCGGGCTCGGGACGGCGACGTTGCTGCCGCTGCTGCGGCGGCCGGTGCAGACGGCGTCGGTGCTGGCTTCGGTGGATCGGCTGTCGGGCGGGCGGCTGACGGTCGGCGTCGGGGCGGGGTTTCCGGGACGGTCGGAGCGGGAGTACGCGATCTCGGAGGTGCCGTGGGAGCGGCGGTTCGTGCGCTTGGACGAGACCGTCGGGGTGTGGAGGCAGTTGTGGGCGGGGGAGCCGGTGGTGATCGGGTCGATCGAGGTGCCGCCGGTGGTGCCGCCGGCGCGGGAGGGTGGGCCGGCGGTGTGGCTGGGTGGGGCGGGGAGGTCGGCGTTGGGGCGGGCCGGGCGGCTGTACGACGGCTGGCTCCCGTACCCGCCGACGGTCTCGGCCTACGCGTCGGGTCTGGCTGCGGTACGCGCTGGCGGGCGGGAGATCGCTCCGGCGTTGTTCGCGACCGTGCTGGTGGGGGACGACGAGGGGCTCGACGCCTATGTGCGGGCGGCCTACGGGATGCCACGGTCGGTCGTCTCGACGATCCAGCTGCTGGTCGCCGGCCCGGCGGAGCACGTGCGCTCGGTGCTCGACGCGTACGTCGCCGCCGGGGCGCGCCACCTGGTGCTCCGGATCGCCGCGCTCGATCTCGCGACCCAGCGCGAACAGCTGGCGCTGATCGCCGGCCTGTACGGTCCGGCGGTGTGA
- a CDS encoding glutamine amidotransferase, with translation MKPFLLLATRAEDAAADEEYEAFLRFSGLDERDLRRHRLERTPLGDLALDDWSGILLGGGPFNVSDPADAKTPVQQRVEKELHDLIGRIVAEDFPFLGACYGIGTLGGHQGGVIDRTYGEPVGAVEITVVENDPLFADVPTTFEAFVGHKEAIRELPDHAVVLARSEKCPVQAFRIGQNVYATQFHPELDAAGLATRVDVYKYAGYFRPEEADEIKALAYASDVKYPPAVLQAFIEKASRAPSSARRSASRG, from the coding sequence GTGAAGCCGTTCCTGCTGCTGGCCACCCGGGCCGAGGACGCCGCCGCCGACGAGGAGTACGAGGCGTTCCTCCGCTTCTCCGGTCTCGACGAACGCGACCTGCGCCGTCACCGCCTCGAGCGCACCCCGCTCGGCGACCTCGCGCTCGACGACTGGTCGGGCATCCTGCTCGGCGGCGGCCCGTTCAACGTCTCCGACCCGGCCGACGCCAAGACACCGGTGCAGCAGCGCGTCGAGAAGGAGCTCCACGACCTGATCGGGCGGATCGTCGCCGAGGACTTCCCGTTCCTGGGCGCCTGCTACGGCATCGGGACGCTCGGCGGCCACCAGGGCGGCGTCATCGACCGCACCTACGGCGAGCCGGTCGGCGCGGTCGAGATCACGGTCGTCGAGAACGATCCGTTGTTCGCCGACGTCCCGACGACGTTCGAGGCGTTCGTCGGCCACAAGGAGGCGATCCGCGAGCTGCCCGACCACGCGGTAGTGCTGGCCCGATCCGAAAAATGCCCGGTGCAGGCGTTCCGGATCGGACAGAACGTCTACGCGACCCAGTTCCACCCCGAGCTCGACGCCGCCGGCCTGGCCACCCGCGTCGACGTCTACAAGTACGCCGGGTACTTCAGGCCCGAGGAGGCCGACGAGATCAAGGCCCTCGCGTACGCGTCCGACGTCAAGTACCCGCCCGCCGTACTGCAGGCCTTCATCGAGAAAGCTAGCCGAGCGCCGAGTAGTGCACGACGGTCGGCGTCACGCGGATGA
- a CDS encoding PPOX class F420-dependent oxidoreductase, with amino-acid sequence MTVTLSPDVRALFDGRNFATLATINPDGSPQTSVLWVLRDGDTLLFSVLDHRKKARNVARDPRVSVAVHDEGNPYVGAEVRGTAELLPDPEKALPGALSQKYLEVEPPGESDDEVRLIIRVTPTVVHYSALG; translated from the coding sequence GTGACGGTGACTCTGAGCCCGGACGTCCGGGCCTTGTTCGACGGACGGAACTTCGCGACGCTGGCGACGATCAACCCCGACGGGTCGCCCCAGACGAGCGTCCTCTGGGTGCTCCGGGACGGGGACACGCTGCTGTTCTCCGTCCTCGACCACCGCAAGAAGGCTCGCAACGTCGCCCGGGACCCGCGGGTGAGCGTCGCCGTGCACGACGAGGGGAACCCCTACGTGGGAGCGGAGGTCCGCGGGACCGCGGAGCTGCTGCCGGACCCGGAGAAGGCGCTGCCGGGCGCGCTGTCGCAGAAGTACCTCGAGGTCGAGCCGCCGGGGGAGTCCGACGACGAGGTCCGGCTGATCATCCGCGTGACGCCGACCGTCGTGCACTACTCGGCGCTCGGCTAG
- a CDS encoding NAD(+)/NADH kinase yields the protein MHKIAIGLVFHPTKNVLPVASTVVEWAGRHEFGVYVREADRDRAPEGVSALPPEEFVRTCDALVSIGGDGTMLGALRLVADSPRPVLGVNLGKLGFLIEVDPVELPAALDRLSAEDFTVEPHSCLRISVDGKEFVAFNDLAVIRQPGSGVAAASLAVDGQRYGYYRCDSLVLATAAGSTAYNYAAGGPVISPATEALIVTPTAPLAGISRSLVLSAGEPVRLDLLPDSGDVTLEIDGRALAHVGGGGSVDVRLEPRAGLVVRLDSQTHRQRSYVKLSLLDLPLLPEELRELIPASYRARLER from the coding sequence ATGCACAAGATCGCGATCGGGCTGGTGTTCCATCCGACCAAGAACGTCCTCCCGGTGGCGTCGACGGTCGTCGAGTGGGCCGGGCGGCACGAGTTCGGCGTGTACGTCCGCGAGGCCGACCGCGACCGGGCGCCCGAGGGCGTGTCGGCGCTCCCGCCCGAGGAGTTCGTCCGCACCTGCGACGCGCTGGTGAGCATCGGCGGCGACGGCACGATGCTCGGCGCGCTGCGGCTGGTCGCCGACTCCCCGCGGCCGGTGCTGGGCGTCAACCTCGGCAAGCTCGGGTTCCTGATCGAGGTCGACCCGGTCGAGCTCCCGGCCGCGCTCGACCGGCTCTCGGCCGAGGACTTCACCGTCGAACCGCACAGCTGCCTGCGGATCTCGGTCGACGGTAAGGAGTTCGTCGCGTTCAACGACCTCGCGGTGATCCGGCAGCCCGGCTCCGGGGTCGCGGCCGCCTCGCTGGCCGTGGACGGCCAGCGGTACGGCTACTACCGCTGCGACTCGCTGGTGCTGGCCACCGCGGCCGGGTCCACCGCCTACAACTACGCGGCCGGTGGCCCGGTGATCTCGCCCGCCACCGAGGCGCTGATCGTGACGCCGACCGCGCCGCTGGCCGGCATCTCGCGGTCGCTGGTCCTGTCCGCGGGCGAGCCGGTGCGCCTCGACCTGCTGCCCGACTCCGGCGACGTGACGCTGGAGATCGACGGCCGGGCGCTGGCCCACGTCGGCGGCGGTGGCTCGGTGGACGTGCGGCTCGAGCCCCGGGCCGGGCTGGTGGTGCGGCTCGACTCGCAGACGCACCGGCAGCGCAGCTACGTCAAGCTCAGCCTGCTGGACCTGCCGCTGCTACCGGAGGAGCTGCGCGAGCTGATTCCGGCGTCGTACCGGGCGCGCCTCGAACGGTGA
- a CDS encoding MFS transporter — MYALLFADSGMSGGQISLLFGIWSLTGFVLEVPSGALADRVPRRHLLVVAEVIRALGFACWLLWPTFTGFALGFVLWGVNGALSSGTWEALVYDELTRLGAADRYARILGRCEALAATGTLAGTALAGPLLALGGYRAAGWASVAACLLCAALTTRLPAGSPLDADADADSDVDADEPGDGYFATLRAGVTEAVRNRAVGLLVASVVVLSGATAIEEYFSLLAVGLTSVAALPYLLLVPELAYALGAEAGGRLAGLAPRWVAGLAGAGAIVLAAGALIRHPAGFVLLSVGYGALGAAIVVASARLQDTLTGPRATVTSVSAIGEEVVALIVYAVFGAASGAVSLPVLCALAALPVVVLALRLPRWLPRA; from the coding sequence GTGTACGCGCTGCTGTTCGCGGACTCCGGGATGTCGGGCGGGCAGATCAGCCTGCTCTTCGGCATCTGGTCGCTCACCGGGTTCGTGCTCGAGGTGCCGTCGGGCGCGCTGGCCGACCGGGTTCCCCGCCGGCACCTCCTGGTCGTGGCCGAGGTCATCCGGGCCCTCGGGTTCGCGTGCTGGCTGCTGTGGCCGACGTTCACCGGCTTCGCGCTGGGGTTCGTGCTGTGGGGCGTCAACGGCGCGCTGTCGTCGGGCACCTGGGAGGCGCTCGTCTACGACGAGCTGACCCGCCTCGGCGCGGCCGACCGCTACGCCCGGATCCTCGGCCGCTGCGAGGCGCTCGCCGCGACCGGAACGCTCGCCGGGACCGCGCTGGCCGGCCCGCTGCTCGCGCTCGGCGGCTACCGCGCGGCGGGCTGGGCGTCCGTCGCCGCCTGCCTGCTCTGCGCGGCCCTCACGACCCGCCTGCCCGCGGGTTCGCCGTTGGACGCGGACGCGGACGCGGACTCGGACGTGGACGCGGACGAGCCCGGCGACGGGTACTTCGCGACGCTGAGGGCGGGCGTCACCGAGGCCGTGCGGAACCGGGCCGTGGGGCTGCTCGTCGCCTCGGTCGTCGTGCTCAGCGGAGCCACCGCGATCGAGGAGTACTTCTCGCTGCTCGCGGTCGGCCTCACGTCGGTCGCCGCGCTGCCGTACCTGTTGCTGGTGCCGGAACTCGCGTACGCGCTCGGCGCCGAGGCCGGTGGACGGCTGGCCGGGCTGGCGCCGCGCTGGGTGGCCGGGCTGGCCGGCGCGGGTGCGATCGTGCTGGCCGCCGGCGCGCTGATTCGCCACCCGGCCGGGTTCGTGCTGCTGAGCGTCGGGTACGGAGCGCTCGGGGCGGCGATCGTCGTCGCGTCGGCGCGGCTGCAGGACACGCTGACCGGACCGCGCGCCACCGTGACCTCGGTGTCGGCGATCGGGGAGGAAGTCGTCGCGTTGATCGTTTACGCGGTGTTCGGAGCGGCGTCCGGCGCGGTGTCGCTGCCGGTGCTGTGCGCGCTCGCGGCCTTGCCCGTCGTGGTGCTCGCGCTCCGGCTGCCGAGGTGGCTACCGCGCGCATGA
- a CDS encoding alpha-keto acid decarboxylase family protein has translation MGVTREVSVADYLAERLRQHGVAHLFGVPGDSNLELLDRMLRGGQQRWIGSANELSAGCAADAYARRRGLAAVVTTSGVGELSCLTAIAGAYAEQVPVVQITGAPPTGSGAALLRHTLADGDPGHFARAYREVTAATEVLTHASAASQIDHALATAVATSRPVYLSVPADVASAPVDAHRLATPVWTEPVDAPALAAFANAARALLRAKDGQVTVIAGHGVERRGATRELRALVEAGPLPFVTLVSSKGAIDEDHPCFAGVYCGDVGVKSARRAVDQAAVLITVGTLMTDTVAGAFTAREDPAHTIDVRGTTAVVAGEVFEGVPMRAALAALTGLAGEYATLPAAGLPASAMLGRRAEDEHGPVTDALTQISLWESLEEWLPASSTLLTEVGTSFWGAVSITFPPNTAFVGQPVWSSPGYTLPATLGAGLAEPGRRPVLVIGDGAAQTSAPELGTIASSGLTPVVIVVNNAGRTGARVQRSPEALYHDVTPWNWSGLVRSVAPNAHTYRATSRRELRQALAAAGAAPEKLVFIEAVLPSADAPPMLKRLASNS, from the coding sequence ATGGGCGTCACGCGAGAGGTCTCGGTTGCGGACTACCTGGCCGAACGCCTCCGCCAGCACGGGGTCGCGCACCTGTTCGGCGTCCCCGGCGACTCCAACCTCGAGCTGCTCGACCGGATGCTCCGCGGTGGCCAGCAGCGCTGGATCGGCTCGGCGAACGAGCTGAGCGCCGGGTGCGCGGCTGACGCCTACGCCCGCCGCCGGGGGCTCGCGGCCGTCGTCACGACGTCCGGCGTCGGCGAGCTGAGCTGCCTCACCGCGATCGCCGGGGCCTACGCCGAGCAGGTCCCGGTCGTCCAGATCACCGGCGCGCCGCCCACCGGCTCCGGTGCCGCGCTGCTCCGCCACACGCTCGCCGACGGCGACCCCGGCCACTTCGCCCGCGCCTACCGCGAGGTCACGGCCGCGACCGAGGTGCTCACCCACGCGAGTGCGGCGTCGCAGATCGATCACGCGCTGGCGACCGCGGTGGCCACCTCCCGCCCGGTCTACCTGAGCGTCCCGGCCGACGTCGCGTCCGCGCCGGTCGACGCCCACCGGCTGGCCACCCCGGTCTGGACCGAGCCGGTCGACGCCCCCGCGCTGGCCGCGTTCGCGAACGCCGCCCGGGCCCTGCTGCGGGCCAAGGACGGCCAGGTCACGGTCATCGCCGGGCACGGCGTCGAGCGCCGGGGAGCCACCCGGGAGCTGCGCGCGCTGGTCGAGGCCGGTCCGCTGCCGTTCGTCACGCTGGTGTCGAGCAAGGGCGCGATCGACGAGGACCACCCGTGCTTCGCCGGGGTCTACTGCGGTGACGTCGGCGTGAAGTCGGCCCGGCGGGCCGTCGACCAGGCGGCGGTCCTGATCACGGTCGGCACGCTGATGACCGACACGGTCGCGGGCGCGTTCACCGCCCGGGAGGACCCGGCGCACACGATCGACGTCCGCGGCACCACCGCGGTCGTCGCCGGCGAGGTCTTCGAGGGCGTGCCGATGCGCGCCGCGCTGGCCGCGCTGACCGGCCTGGCCGGCGAGTACGCGACGCTTCCGGCGGCCGGGCTGCCGGCCTCGGCGATGCTGGGCCGCCGGGCCGAGGACGAGCACGGCCCGGTCACCGACGCGCTGACCCAGATCTCGCTCTGGGAGAGCCTGGAGGAGTGGCTGCCGGCGTCCTCGACGCTGCTCACCGAGGTCGGGACGTCGTTCTGGGGCGCGGTCAGCATCACGTTCCCGCCGAACACCGCGTTCGTCGGCCAGCCGGTCTGGAGCTCGCCCGGCTACACGCTGCCCGCGACGCTCGGCGCCGGGCTGGCCGAGCCGGGCCGCCGTCCGGTGCTGGTCATCGGCGACGGCGCGGCCCAGACGTCCGCGCCCGAGCTCGGCACGATCGCGTCGTCCGGGCTGACCCCGGTCGTGATCGTCGTCAACAACGCCGGGCGCACCGGCGCGCGGGTGCAGCGCAGCCCGGAGGCGCTCTACCACGACGTCACGCCGTGGAACTGGAGCGGTCTGGTGCGGTCGGTCGCTCCGAACGCCCACACCTACCGGGCGACCAGCCGCCGGGAGCTGCGCCAGGCGCTCGCCGCGGCCGGCGCGGCGCCGGAGAAGCTGGTGTTCATCGAGGCCGTGCTGCCCTCGGCCGACGCCCCGCCGATGCTGAAACGGCTGGCCTCGAACAGCTAG